Below is a window of Roseivirga misakiensis DNA.
GATCCTAAGGCAGTTAGTGCAAATATCGTCCAACCGATGGTAGCTCTATACTCAAATCCTTGAAGCCAATTGTTGGAAAAATACCAAGCTAACGGTGCCCCAATTAAAAATGCGATAATGACCAGTTTACCCATGTCTTTAGAAAGCAGGTAAACCAACTGACCTACATTGGCACCTAGCACTTTTCTTATACCTACCTCTTTTATTCTGTTTTCAGCAGTATAAGCGGCTAAACCAAAGAGGCCTAGACAGGCGATGATAATAGCCAAGCTTGCAAACACTCCGAATATCTTACCAAGGCGCTGCTCGGCATCATACATACGTTCAAATCGAGCATCTAGAAATGACGTTTCGAATGGCTGATTTGGAGCAAATTTAGCCCAGCTGTCCTCCATCTTTTGTAAAAGTGAAGCATAGTCCGATGTATTTACTTTTAGATTGAGCAAGCCAGTACTGTTTCCCAGTTGCATTACAAGTGGGCCAATTTTGTCTTTCAACGTTTGAAAGTGGAAATCCTTCACTACACCAACAACCTTATAACCTTGGATAGTACCTTCTAAATCCGCAAACGTACCAACAGTTTCACCAATCGGATTATCAAAGCCAAATTCTTTCACCGCAGCTTCATTGACAATTATGCCTAAAGAGTCTGTTGGAAAATCACGCGAGAAATTACGGCCATCGACAATTTCCATTCCCATAGTTTCCAAATACTCATAATCAACTGTCCAGTTACTTGAGATAATTTGGTTATCCTGAGTCGGTACAACTCCCTTCAAGAACACGTTCATGTTATTACTCGAAGGTGTAGGTAAGAATCCGCTCAATGAAGCTGACTTCACTTCAGAAAATGACTCCATTTCTGTTTTTAATGCTGCCGTATTTCCTCGAGCTAAGTAAGCATCGTTTATAATAATCACTTGATCTCTGTCAAAACCTAGATTTTTATTTTGGATGAACTCCAATTGGTTTTGTATAACCAAGGTTCCGATTACCAAGAATATTGAAGTACAAAACTGTACAACCACTAATACATTTCTCAGAGCTCCGCTTTTCATACCACCACTCAAGGCGCCTTTTAACACTTTTACTGGTTGAAAAGATGACAAGAAAAATGCTGGATAGGATCCCGCTAATAAGCCCACGAGGGTAATCCCCACAAACATGGCAATGAAAAACGTTGGGTTTTCAAAAGGTATCGTTAAGTCTTTGTCTGCAAGTCCGTTGAAAAACGGCATGGCTACATAGGCTAATCCGACAGCAAGTACAAATGAAATAAAGCTTATCAATATAGACTCTGCTAAAAATTGATAAATCAATTGGCCTTTTACAGATCCTAATACTTTTCTGACACCAACTTCTTTAGCTCGGTGTGCCGAACGGGCTGTAGATAGGTTCATAAAATTGATACAAGCGATCAATAGTATGAAGAAACCAATGGCCGAGAATATATAAACATACTTAATGTCGCCATTAGCATCAAGTTCTCCCTGCAAATCAGAGTGTAAATGAATACTTTGAACAGGCTGCATTCCAAAAGCAAGGTTATTGCCATTGTTTTCCATTTGCTCCCAGTCCATATTCATGAAACGCTTCACTTCTGGACCGATATACTTTTCTAACATCGCAGGAAACAGGGAAGCCATTTTCTGAATATCAGCTCCCTCACTAAGCACTATATACGTTTGGAAATTCATGCTCAACCAAATAGGCTGCTTCGCCTCATCCAGTGTTTCCATTGATCCCATTACGTCAAATTCGAAATGAGTATTAGCTGGAATGTCTTTATAAACCCCAGTAACCTTGTAGTCCTTATTACTTCCAAATTCAATTGGTTGTCCAAGTGGATCAGCATTACCGAAATATTTTGCGGCGGCAGTTTCACTCATCACCAAAGACTTCGGTTGCTTCAGCGCAGTTTCTGGATCACCTAGTACTAATTCGATACCAAAAATCTCTAAAGCTGAGTGATCGGCCCAGACGAAGTTTTCTTCTTTGAAAACATTATCTCCAAACCTGATGAACGGTGAACCGTTTTGCCTGAAACGTGCAAAGTTTATCACTTCTGGATAATCATCAAGCATCGCTTTACCAACAGAAGGACCAACTACTGCTAAATCGAAAGCTGAGCCATTAAGCGCACCAGCCATCGTCAACCTATAAGTGTTCTCAGAATTCTCATAGTGGCTATCGTATCCGAGCTCGTCCGAAACAAATAGCGTAATCATCAGGCAACAAGCTATGCCTATTGCCAATCCACTAATATTTAATAGGGAATAGAACTTATTGCGGAACAGATTTCTGAACGCAATTTTGAGATAATTTTTAATCATGTTGTTGAGTTTTGACCTTAATTAATTCAAAGCTATGATTCATAAACAGGGACCGAATATACTTATCGGTAAACACCCGATTTTGATCGGTAAGCCGTCAATAAAAATCTATTAACTAATGGGTAGATTCAGATAAGAGGTAAAATGTTGCAGTTTTACCCGAAAAAAATTCTATTAATCATAGAAGGCTAATTTTTTCTTATCGCCATCAGCTGAATCTAGAATCACTTGACTCCTAAGGACATATGGGCAATTTCGTCGCCTTGAGTAGTTTGATAGGACTTCATTAGGTTGGCCGTGAGGCATGAGTGAATCGGTAGGATACCGATAACATCACCAATTTTCAAAACTTGCATCAACTCATTTGTAACAGTCAGAATTCCATGTTCTTGGGATATTGAGGTTAGCTTGGCACCTTCGATAATCGATGACCATTGATTGTCTTCAAAAACCACCATTTCTCCGAAAAACTTCTGACCAGTAGCATCAAACAAATGATCTTTAGAAAAATGTACCGCCCCACCATGAATTAAGACTTCATTGCGCTCTGGATACTTAGCAATAACCGGACACGCTACGGCCACGGCGATATCCTCTTCTTTGCAAACGTTCAGATAATTCATGACCAAATCATAGAATACAAAATTACCTGGCCCAATTTCGTCGATTGGCTCCATATGCTGCACCATCGAACAACCCGGAGTATCTCCCATTCTAATCTTTAACGGTCGGTTTGTTGGTTCAATTTGAGCTTTTATTTGTGCCAGCTCTTTCATGGCGTTTTCCCAAATCTTTTCGATTTCGCGAGTATCATTCGCATGATATGTATCACCGCAGTGACAATACAATCCATACAAATTCATCTTATCCGATTGTTCTATGGCCGTAACCATTTCTTTGACTAGAGGTGTGTTCTTTGCATGAACACCAGACCTGCCGTAGCCGGCATCTATCTCAATAAATATATCAAGCGTTTCAACTAATTCTTGGTTTAGGAAAGTAATCGTATCTAAGTCCGTGGCTAAGAGTTTAACTTTTACTCCATTTGTCAAAAAGGAATTGATCACCTGAATTTCGAGTCGGTTAAAAGGAAATGCAACAGTAATATCCTTCCATCCATGCTTGACAAAGTATTCGGCCATTTCTACAGAAGAAACTGCCGCCGCATCTATACCTTTTTCTCGAAATATCTCTCCAATTTCTTTCGATTGATGGGTTTTAAAATGAGGCACAAGCATAGTATTAGTCAGTTTTGCCTTTTCTAACATGAATTCGATATTGGAATTGACCTTTGCTAGATCAAGTAACAAGGTCGGTCGTGTTATACCATCAATCATGGTTGAATTTAATCATCGCAGATCAATTTTAGGATGAATGTGAAAAAAGTCTAAACCTTTTTCAGAAACCCCTCGTATATTTGATCACTAATTGATATCAATTTAATATCACATTAAATTCTTAACTATGCAGAAAATCGAATCACACTTTAAGCCACGTTCAGGATATGGCATGCTTGCCTTTGTTCTATTAATCTTCATTGGTGCTATTGCCGGTTTGGCCGTAACTCAACAAGGTGAATTTGGCTTACTTTTCATACTATTCTTTCTTTTACTCCCGGGATTCTTCGTTATTCAACCCAATAGGTCGCGGGTTATGATCTTTTTCGGAGAATACAGGGGCTCTGTCAAGGAAAATGGGTTCTACTGGGTAAATCCATTCTACGTAAAGAAAAAAGTATCACTTAGAGCGCACAACTTTGATAGTGAACGAGTAAAGGTGAATGACAAACTGGGTAATCCCATTATGATTAGTGTCATTTTAGTTTGGCAGGTAGAAGATACTTTTAAAGCTGTTTTTGACGTCAACGATTACGAGCACTTTGTTCGTGTGCAATCCGATGCCGCGGTAAGAAAACTAGCCAATACTTTCGCCTATGACAACTTCGAGGATGATTCGGAAATCACTTTGAGGTCGGGTATGGAAGAGGTAAACCACGATTTGGAAGAGGAATTGACAGAGCGATTGGCAATCGCTGGAATCAAGGTCATAGAGGCACGTATTGGCTATTTAGCATATGCCGAAGAGATTGCTAGCGCCATGCTACAAAGACAACAGGCAACTGCTATAGTCGCTGCAAGATTTAAAATTGTGGAAGGTGCTGTAGGAATGGTAGAAAGTGCTCTAGAAGAGCTAAATTCCAAGAGTATTGTAGATTTGGATGAAGAGAAAAAAGCATCCATGGTGAGTAACCTTATGGTTGTACTTTGCTCTGATAAATCTGCTACCCCTGTAGTAAATGCTGGTACACTTAACCATTAAAAATATGGAGTATAAACTTGTAGCTAAAGGAGCTTTTGAGAAAACAGAGACTTTTGAAAAGCGTCTAAACGCAATGGCTGCCCAAGGGTGGCGTGTAATCACAAATATGTCCCAGGGTGCTTATTTGTTACTCGGGAAAGGGAAAATATAAGCTATGCCTAAGAAAAAACCTTTTGTTTTAAGGCTAGATCCGGAACTGTTATCTGCTGTCGAGAAATGGGCAGCAGATGAGTTTCGTAGTACCAATGGCCAAATGGAATGGCTTATCAATAAAGCACTAAAAGAGTCTGGAAGACTCAAAAAGAAAAAAGGTGAGTCTGAATAAAATTTAAATAATAACCCACTTTAAAAATGTCTGATTCTGAATCTATAATGGTACACAGTATCCTTATTGTCTCTAGTATGCTTGTGGCACTCTTGGCGAAATTCGTTCGGCCAGACGAACCGAATAATCTAAGCGGTTACAGAACTAAGCGATCAATGCGTAGCCAAGACACCTGGGAATTTGCCAACGAATATGCTGGTAATCTTATCATGTGGTCATCAATAATTACTGTCTGTCTTGAAATCCTATTGGCTATATTCATAGGTGGAAATACGGCAATAATCATTACTGTAATCATCATGACCGTCGGGATGTTCGTAGCGATCGGTGCAACAGAGTATCAATTAGGAAAACGATTTGACAAACAGGGAAAACCCATTCAAAAATTCGGAGATAGATTCTAATGAACTAGTCTATCTCCACTTTATACTTCTTACTGTTTATCGGCGGCTCAATCTCCCCTACTTGTATTGAAAAGCGGATATCGAATTGACCTTCTAAGTCTGGAATATTTAGCGTAACCAGCATTGTCCGTTCCTCGCCTACCGACATTTTACCAGATAAAAGTTTTAATCGTTCCATGCCAACAGGGGTAAGACCTTTTAAATAATGGACGTTCAAGAAAACCTGCCTTGTGCCTGCATTCGCAAAATCTACTGACCGATCATATTTATTCTCCAGGTTTAAGGTCAGATTAACTTGTTCTCCTGCCCGAAAATCATATTCTTTTTCGGCCTCGGTAATTTCTATGGATACCTTCCTGTAACTTCTAAAATTTTCAACAACACGGTAGTGAATGCCTTTGCCTATAGCGGTGAAATAGTCGTCATATCGGGTAGTGTCTCGAAAGCGATTGATCTGAAAAACAGTCTTCCCTTGAAGATTTTCTTCTAATGGAAGCAAATCATGATGTGTTTCTCTATAGTCGAAAGTATTGTAGCAGTGTACAATATCCTTGGTTAGATAAGCGTATCGCGACGAACGTTCGTAGTGATTGTTAAACATTATTGGTAAGCCTCCACTTAATTCATCAATTTCATCGGCCCAAGAATCCCAACCATGTAGCACATCCCATCCTTCAGTCCATTTCTTAGGAAAAAAATCATACATGAGGTAAATGCGTGCTGGAACCACGATAATTACAGAGGCTATGGCGAGTTTAACCAATACTTTTCTCCAATTCTGGTGTTTTCGGATGTACTCATGCCCCAGTAACATAAAAGGCACAGATAACACGCTCGTCCAATGCTTATGAAACTCTACTTTGAAAGTGGAAACCAAAAAAAACACTAGAACACCTACAATCGTGAACTTTAATGCTCTATTAAAATCTGATTTCTTCTTATTGGCATAACTAGCCGCCAAAAGTGACACCCCTATTAATGGTCCAAATACCAAGGGCTGAACACCAATATAATAGGCGATATTCTCCCAACTAAATCCCATATCTATTCTATTGTATAAATGGAATTTAATTGTGGCAAATTCATTCATGTACTGCCAATAAGTATGTGGTAACATGAAAACCACTGTAAACCCTACGGTATACCAAAAGGTCTTTTTGGTTAATAATTTTACGTTTGAAAGCACAGTAAAAAACACCACTAGTATACCATGATGCTTACTCATGAGAATCAGTGCAATAGAAAATGCCAACAAGAAAACAGTCTTTAAACTATCGTTTTTTAGATATTGCTTGTAGAAATAATAGAATAGCGCTACTCCTAAAATTAAAGGCACATCGGTTTTGACCATGTATGCTCCCACATGGACAGAAAGTAAGGCTAGAAATATCCAAATCAGGAGTTTCGTATCCTTTTTTTCTGTGATCTTCCAGATCACAGTCATCGTCAGCATATTGGTAATGAGCATTCCCATTCTTAGGCCTAAACCATTCGGAATCAAGGCATAGCCAGGTGCAGATACTACTCCTACCATTGGTGGATGATCTAGGTACCCCCAATCTAAAAACTGAGAAAACAGCCAATAATAGGCCTCTTCTCCATTAACCTCAGTGAAATAGTTTTGAATGAGGCCAACAATAAACCATACACCAAGAAATCTGTAGAATAACTTGTTACTATCATGAAGAGAAAGCGATGAGGTCATGCTGCCCAGGAAGTTTAAAATTCAACCACAAAAGTAAGATTTTTAAAGAAATGAAAATTGTTCTGCATATTTGTGAATCTCTCGGAGAAACAACAATTCTCAATGCTTGACATCGGATTCAAATTTTTTAGATTTTGCGTTGTAGGTTTTTCAGGTATGGCTATCGACTATGGTGCCACTTACCTTGGTAAAGAGAAAATAAAGATCAATAAATACTTAGCGAATGGGATTGGTTTCCTGCTCGCGGCCACTTCTAACTTCTTCTTTAATAAATTCTGGACGTTTGATGATAAAAGCCCTGACGAATTGGTGCAATACTCTAAGTATTTAAGTTTTGCACTAATAGGATTGGGCATCAACACATTGATAATTTATGTGCTGATCAATAAAAGAAATATGAACTTTTATTGGGCTAAGCTGATAGCTATCGGCATAGTAGTGATCTGGAACTTTGTGGCTAACTACAACTTCACCTTTCTTCAGTAGAAAGGCTCCCGCTTTTATTTGAAGACTTTCTGTAATAACGCGGTAGTTCTTGCCGCCGGATTTTCTCTGATATTTAATTCCTCCTTGGCAATCATTACAAATAAACCGTCAATAGCTTTTTGAGTGACATAAGCAGTTAAATCGGTTTCAACTTTCTTCACAAAGGGAATTTTATTGTACTTATCCATCACATCGGACCAGTATTTGGTCGCATTCACTTTAGCTAAGGACGCGTTTACAATTGGGCTAAATTTAGCAGTTAAGTCATCGGTAGTTTTAGATTCTAGCATTCTGGTGCCCGCATCTTTACTACCCTTTACAATATTTATGGCATCCGTAATGGTAATAGCTTTAATAGCATCTATAAATATGTCTTTGGCTTCGACAGCGGCATCTTCGGCAGCTCTATTCAGCGATTCGATGGCTTTGTCTACTTCGTTACCAAGACCGATTCCTCTTAATTTCTTCTCAACGTTTTTGGCATCTTCTGGAATTGGAATTTTGACCTCAGGATTACCCAAATACCCATTTACTTGAGATAGCACGTCCACTCCTTTGCCAGTTCCTTGTATAAAAGCCTCCTTTAAAGCATTTGCGGCTTCTTCTTTAGAAAACTCTTTACCACCGAGCAGCCCTTTAGCTTTTTTCAGCAATTGTGCCTCGGCCGTGCACCCAAAAACAAATAATAAACTAAATAGAAGAGTGAATCTTTTGATCATAACCTTGCTTTTGATTCTCTAACGTAGCGATTCAAAAAAAGCTCATATCACAAGACTAAATTTTTGTTAAAAATCACTTATCAGCCTCAGTGATTAGCACTACTTTTTGGTTTTCAGTAATGGCATCTACCATTCTAGTGTAACTCACGCGTTGCCCCGAAGCCTTAGAAACATAAAAATACTCCATGCCCTCGAGCTCCACCGTACATTCGCCTAATTCGTAGCGTAAAGACTTGACAACAGCACCTTCAACGATGGGGTTATTGTTCAAATCAATTAAGGTTGGCAATGGCTTTTCTTTTGGTTTCTTTTTAAACAGTCCGAACATAACGTGAGATTAAAGGCTAAATATATGACCTCATTTTAAACTATAAGAAGGGTTATATTAAATTCTTTCATTCAACCCAGGTCTGCCTAGTTTTGTTTTACCCAAACTGAGGGTTTGAGCCTGATAGCAACCAAGAATAAAATTCAATAAACACCCCAGGTCAGCATCTTATAGATATTTAATCAAAAGCATTTCTATAGGGACTAAAAACACTATTTTTGCAGACTTCAATAAGACAATCGATTAGCAAAAATGGCGGATTACAACCATCGAGAAATAGAACCAAAATGGCAACGCTTTTGGAATGATCATGAAACTTTCAAAGCGACTAAGGATACTTCTAAACCTAAGTTTTATGCCTTAGACATGTTCCCTTATCCGTCGGGAGCGGGTTTGCATGTGGGCCATCCACTGGGGTACATTGCTAGTGATATAGTCTCTAGATTCAAAAGAAATAAAGGTTTCAATGTATTGCACCCTATGGGATTCGACGCCTTTGGCTTGCCCGCAGAGCAATACGCCATCCAAACTGGACAGCATCCGGCTATTACCACTAGAGAGAACATAGCGCGTTATAAAGAGCAGCTTAAGAACATAGGCTTTGCATTCGATTGGGACAAAGAATTGCAAACTTGTGACCCTTCCTATTACCGCTGGACACAGTGGATATTCATGCAAATATTTAACAGTTGGTATAATAACGAAACACAAAAAGCAGAACCAATTGAGCGCTTGGTAGAGAAATTCTCGACCCAAGGAAATACCAACCTCGATGCGGTTTGTGACGACGACATCCCTACGTTTTCGGCAGACGAATGGAATTCATGGACCGAAAAAGAGCAACAAATGCTCTTATTGAAATATCGCCTAACCTATTTGTCCGAAACGGCTGTAAACTGGTGCCCAGAATTAGGTACTGTTTTGTCAAATGATGAAGTAAAAGACGGCTTTTCTGAACGTGGCGGCTATCCGGTGATCAGAAAGAACATGCGTCAATGGAGTATGAGAATTACAGCTTATGCTCAAAGACTACTAGATGGTTTAGAAGATCTTGATTGGACAGAGCCCTTAAAAGAAATGCAGCGAAACTGGATCGGAAAATCGATCGGGGCCGAGCTCGCCTTTCAAGTGGAAGACTCTGATATCAAAATCGAAGTATTTACCACTCGGATCGATACCATTTTCGGGGTTACCTTTTTATCGTTGGCACCAGAAAGCGAACTAACCCAAGCTTTAACCACGCCAGATCAAAAAGCAGCAGTTGACGCTTATGTGCAACAAGCAGCAACTCGATCTGAGCGCGATAGAATGAGCGATGTCAAAACGATTTCTGGTGTTTTTACAGGTAGCTATGCTATTAATCCATACAATGGCGAGAAAATCCCAGTTTGGGTGGCCGATTACGTTTTAGCTGGATACGGTACAGGAGCTGTAATGGCCGTGCCGTGTGGCGATCAGCGAGACTATGATTTTGCCAAGCATTTTGATTTACCAATTGTACCTGTAATTGAAGGTGCCGATATCAGCGAAAATGCCGACCCGACAAAAGAAGGCACCATGATTAATTCTGACTTCTTAAACGGGCTTTCTTGTAAAGAAGCTATTGCTAAAGCGATCGAGTTTGCAGAAGAAAAAGGCGTTGGTAAGGGAAAAATAAATTATCGTTTAAGAGACGCCATTTTTGCCAGACAGCGGTATTGGGGAGAACCAGTTCCTGTTTACTTTAAAGATGATGTTCCTTATTTAGTCGATGAAAAAGACTTACCTATTGTTCTCCCGGAAATTGATAAATACCTCCCAACAGAAGATGGTGATCCACCACTCGGCCGCGCCGAAAATTTCACTTATAGCCCTGAAGGTGAGGACGCTGTTTATCCTTTGGAATTAAGCACTATGCCGGGCTGGGCTGGCTCGAGTTGGTATTGGTACCGATACATGGATGCTCATAATGAAAATGCATTCATCGATAAAGATATTCAAGCCTATTGGGGCAATGTAGACTTATACATCGGTGGGTCAGAGCACGCCACAGGGCACCTACTCTACTCACGTTTCTGGAATAAAATTTTTTTTGATTTAGGCCATGTCAATCAACAAGAGCCTTTCAAAAAGTTGATCAACCAAGGGATGATCCAAGGAAGGTCGAATTTTGTCTACCGCGTAAAAGGGACTAATCAATTCGTCTCAAAAGGACTCAAAGGAGATTATGACACCATAGATATGCATGTGGATGTAAGCCTTTGTTACAATGATGTGTTGGACACTGAAGGCTTCAAGAATTGGAGACCCGATCTAGCTGATGCCGAATTCATTTTAGAGGATGGTAAATACCATTGTGGATGGGAAGTTGAGAAAATGTCTAAGTCAAAGTATAATGTTGTCAACCCAGATGACATTATCGAGCGATATGGCGCGGATACATTGCGTTTGTATGAAATGTTCTTAGGGCCATTGGAGCAGTTCAAACCTTGGAATACAAATGGCATAGACGGTGTGAACAAATTCTTAAGGAAGCTTTGGAGACTATTTCATGATGATCAAGGAAACTTAGCCTTGTCGGATGCTGAACCAAGCAAGGCTGAATTGAAGGCTTTGCATAAAACAATCAAAAAAGCTCAAGAAGATATCGAGCGATACTCTTTCAATACTTCTGTAAGCACTTTCATGATTTGCGTGAATGAACTTTCTGCATTGAAGTGTAACAACAGAAGAGTTCTTGAAGACTTGATCATTGTGATTTCGCCCTATGCACCGCATATTACAGAAGAACTTTGGTCATTACTCGGTCACGCTGATAGCATCATTAATGCGCCCTATCCAAAATTCAATGAGGCGTTTTTAGCCGAAGATGAGTTGACCTATCCAGTCATGATCAATGGCAAAATGAGAACCAAATTGCAGTTGCCAGCAGACTTCACTAAAGAGCAAATTGAGGAAGCTGCACTAGCAAATGAAACTGTGCAAAAATGGCTCGAAGGTGCCACACCAAAAAAGGTAATAGTGGTTCCTAATAAGATCGTAAACTTGGTGGTGTAGTTATTATTACAACTTGAATGAAACTAGGAAATGTAGCCTCGAGGTGATCGTCTTTTCGAAATTAAGACTCGCACCTAGATTACTACCAAACTCGTTTCTAAGCTCATATGTAAATCGCTTGGTGTCATACCCTAAGCCTACTATAACACCTGTATAATAGTCAACAGGGTCAGATAATAAATCTGCTGATGATTCAATAGTCGAACCACCGAATTGCCGCTGTACAGTGCGTGTATTTTCGAACAAACCTAAGGTTCCAAAAGAACCACCTGCACCAAGAAACAATTGACCAGGACCAAGGTCGAAATGTCTCCTGAGCTGCAATTGTAACCTAATTGAATTATATCCTATTGAAGAAATCGCTAACCCTGTGGATCCAGCTATCTGGACCTCCTCTTCCAATTCCGCCTCAAATCGGCTAAAAGTCAAGTCTACATGTACTGATAAATGCTTACGTCTTGAGGTGTAATACTCAACACC
It encodes the following:
- a CDS encoding ABC transporter permease translates to MIKNYLKIAFRNLFRNKFYSLLNISGLAIGIACCLMITLFVSDELGYDSHYENSENTYRLTMAGALNGSAFDLAVVGPSVGKAMLDDYPEVINFARFRQNGSPFIRFGDNVFKEENFVWADHSALEIFGIELVLGDPETALKQPKSLVMSETAAAKYFGNADPLGQPIEFGSNKDYKVTGVYKDIPANTHFEFDVMGSMETLDEAKQPIWLSMNFQTYIVLSEGADIQKMASLFPAMLEKYIGPEVKRFMNMDWEQMENNGNNLAFGMQPVQSIHLHSDLQGELDANGDIKYVYIFSAIGFFILLIACINFMNLSTARSAHRAKEVGVRKVLGSVKGQLIYQFLAESILISFISFVLAVGLAYVAMPFFNGLADKDLTIPFENPTFFIAMFVGITLVGLLAGSYPAFFLSSFQPVKVLKGALSGGMKSGALRNVLVVVQFCTSIFLVIGTLVIQNQLEFIQNKNLGFDRDQVIIINDAYLARGNTAALKTEMESFSEVKSASLSGFLPTPSSNNMNVFLKGVVPTQDNQIISSNWTVDYEYLETMGMEIVDGRNFSRDFPTDSLGIIVNEAAVKEFGFDNPIGETVGTFADLEGTIQGYKVVGVVKDFHFQTLKDKIGPLVMQLGNSTGLLNLKVNTSDYASLLQKMEDSWAKFAPNQPFETSFLDARFERMYDAEQRLGKIFGVFASLAIIIACLGLFGLAAYTAENRIKEVGIRKVLGANVGQLVYLLSKDMGKLVIIAFLIGAPLAWYFSNNWLQGFEYRATIGWTIFALTALGSLFIAVATMSYQSLKAAVSNPVKSLRTE
- a CDS encoding ArnT family glycosyltransferase; amino-acid sequence: MTSSLSLHDSNKLFYRFLGVWFIVGLIQNYFTEVNGEEAYYWLFSQFLDWGYLDHPPMVGVVSAPGYALIPNGLGLRMGMLITNMLTMTVIWKITEKKDTKLLIWIFLALLSVHVGAYMVKTDVPLILGVALFYYFYKQYLKNDSLKTVFLLAFSIALILMSKHHGILVVFFTVLSNVKLLTKKTFWYTVGFTVVFMLPHTYWQYMNEFATIKFHLYNRIDMGFSWENIAYYIGVQPLVFGPLIGVSLLAASYANKKKSDFNRALKFTIVGVLVFFLVSTFKVEFHKHWTSVLSVPFMLLGHEYIRKHQNWRKVLVKLAIASVIIVVPARIYLMYDFFPKKWTEGWDVLHGWDSWADEIDELSGGLPIMFNNHYERSSRYAYLTKDIVHCYNTFDYRETHHDLLPLEENLQGKTVFQINRFRDTTRYDDYFTAIGKGIHYRVVENFRSYRKVSIEITEAEKEYDFRAGEQVNLTLNLENKYDRSVDFANAGTRQVFLNVHYLKGLTPVGMERLKLLSGKMSVGEERTMLVTLNIPDLEGQFDIRFSIQVGEIEPPINSKKYKVEID
- a CDS encoding Arc family DNA binding domain-containing protein, which translates into the protein MPKKKPFVLRLDPELLSAVEKWAADEFRSTNGQMEWLINKALKESGRLKKKKGESE
- a CDS encoding GtrA family protein, encoding MLDIGFKFFRFCVVGFSGMAIDYGATYLGKEKIKINKYLANGIGFLLAATSNFFFNKFWTFDDKSPDELVQYSKYLSFALIGLGINTLIIYVLINKRNMNFYWAKLIAIGIVVIWNFVANYNFTFLQ
- a CDS encoding SdpI family protein, with protein sequence MSDSESIMVHSILIVSSMLVALLAKFVRPDEPNNLSGYRTKRSMRSQDTWEFANEYAGNLIMWSSIITVCLEILLAIFIGGNTAIIITVIIMTVGMFVAIGATEYQLGKRFDKQGKPIQKFGDRF
- a CDS encoding DUF4197 domain-containing protein, which produces MIKRFTLLFSLLFVFGCTAEAQLLKKAKGLLGGKEFSKEEAANALKEAFIQGTGKGVDVLSQVNGYLGNPEVKIPIPEDAKNVEKKLRGIGLGNEVDKAIESLNRAAEDAAVEAKDIFIDAIKAITITDAINIVKGSKDAGTRMLESKTTDDLTAKFSPIVNASLAKVNATKYWSDVMDKYNKIPFVKKVETDLTAYVTQKAIDGLFVMIAKEELNIRENPAARTTALLQKVFK
- a CDS encoding alanine racemase is translated as MIDGITRPTLLLDLAKVNSNIEFMLEKAKLTNTMLVPHFKTHQSKEIGEIFREKGIDAAAVSSVEMAEYFVKHGWKDITVAFPFNRLEIQVINSFLTNGVKVKLLATDLDTITFLNQELVETLDIFIEIDAGYGRSGVHAKNTPLVKEMVTAIEQSDKMNLYGLYCHCGDTYHANDTREIEKIWENAMKELAQIKAQIEPTNRPLKIRMGDTPGCSMVQHMEPIDEIGPGNFVFYDLVMNYLNVCKEEDIAVAVACPVIAKYPERNEVLIHGGAVHFSKDHLFDATGQKFFGEMVVFEDNQWSSIIEGAKLTSISQEHGILTVTNELMQVLKIGDVIGILPIHSCLTANLMKSYQTTQGDEIAHMSLGVK
- a CDS encoding SPFH domain-containing protein, which gives rise to MESHFKPRSGYGMLAFVLLIFIGAIAGLAVTQQGEFGLLFILFFLLLPGFFVIQPNRSRVMIFFGEYRGSVKENGFYWVNPFYVKKKVSLRAHNFDSERVKVNDKLGNPIMISVILVWQVEDTFKAVFDVNDYEHFVRVQSDAAVRKLANTFAYDNFEDDSEITLRSGMEEVNHDLEEELTERLAIAGIKVIEARIGYLAYAEEIASAMLQRQQATAIVAARFKIVEGAVGMVESALEELNSKSIVDLDEEKKASMVSNLMVVLCSDKSATPVVNAGTLNH